From the genome of Spirosomataceae bacterium TFI 002, one region includes:
- a CDS encoding NAD(P)-dependent dehydrogenase, short-chain alcohol dehydrogenase family has translation MFRLDKKVAIVTGGASGIGLEISRKFALQGAVVHIFELNMDLAEREADLIIANGGQAYFHKVDVSKQSEVKNIIAKIEKDGPIDILVNNAGIAHIGNIENTSVDDMDRLYSVNIKGVYNCVQSVIPGMKQKKSGVIINMCSVAASVGLKDRFAYSTTKGAVLSMTYQLAKDYIEYGIRCNSISPARVHTPFVDGFLKKTYPEQQEEMFQKLSRTQPIGRMAKPQEIGAMAVYLASDEAAFVTGTDFPIDGGFVRLNTP, from the coding sequence ATGTTTCGATTAGATAAAAAAGTAGCAATTGTAACTGGCGGTGCTAGTGGTATAGGGCTAGAGATTTCAAGGAAATTTGCATTGCAGGGGGCTGTAGTGCATATTTTTGAACTTAATATGGACCTCGCAGAACGAGAAGCTGACCTGATAATTGCAAATGGTGGACAGGCGTATTTTCACAAAGTAGATGTTTCAAAGCAATCCGAAGTAAAAAATATCATTGCCAAAATTGAAAAAGATGGCCCAATAGATATTTTGGTCAATAATGCTGGTATTGCACATATTGGCAATATAGAAAACACAAGTGTCGATGACATGGACAGGCTCTACAGTGTAAATATAAAGGGAGTTTATAATTGCGTTCAGAGTGTAATACCCGGAATGAAGCAAAAGAAAAGTGGTGTAATTATCAATATGTGCTCTGTGGCAGCGTCGGTTGGTCTTAAAGATCGATTCGCATATTCTACTACAAAAGGAGCAGTATTGTCAATGACCTACCAACTTGCCAAAGACTATATTGAATACGGGATTAGGTGTAATAGTATCTCTCCGGCAAGAGTTCATACGCCTTTTGTGGACGGTTTTTTAAAGAAAACTTACCCCGAGCAGCAAGAAGAAATGTTCCAAAAGCTTTCACGTACACAACCTATCGGCAGAATGGCTAAGCCTCAAGAGATAGGAGCAATGGCAGTATATTTGGCTTCCGACGAAGCTGCATTTGTAACAGGTACAGACTTTCCAATAGATGGTGGATTTGTTAGATTAAATACCCCTTAA
- a CDS encoding 2-keto-4-pentenoate hydratase/2-oxohepta-3-ene-1,7-dioic acid hydratase (catechol pathway) → MKLIRFRENGIVKIGIQKEDGSKVDASAFGEDYNETFFETDGINRLAKWWKENQSNCPQVSDDVELDSCIARPSKIVCIGLNYAKHAAESGMEPPKEPVVFFKSTSALCGPNDNIIIPRDSEKTDWEVELAVVIGKKVSYVTQEDAMNYVAGYCIHNDYSERAFQLERGGQWVKGKSNDTFAPLGPFMATADEIKEPQNLRLWLNLNGNKLQDSNTNDMIFGIAETIAYLSNFMTLLPGDVISTGTPAGVGLGLKPPTYLKAGDKVELGIEGLGVQKQTAEAYS, encoded by the coding sequence ATGAAGCTTATAAGATTTAGAGAAAACGGAATAGTTAAAATAGGAATTCAAAAAGAAGACGGTTCGAAAGTAGATGCTTCGGCATTTGGAGAAGATTACAACGAAACTTTCTTTGAGACAGATGGAATTAACAGACTTGCAAAATGGTGGAAAGAAAACCAATCCAACTGCCCTCAAGTTTCTGATGATGTGGAGTTAGATAGTTGTATTGCAAGACCCTCAAAAATCGTTTGTATCGGCCTTAACTACGCCAAACATGCTGCCGAATCTGGCATGGAGCCACCAAAAGAGCCTGTAGTTTTCTTTAAATCAACATCTGCTCTATGTGGTCCAAACGATAATATTATCATTCCTAGGGATTCCGAAAAAACGGACTGGGAGGTAGAGTTGGCAGTTGTTATTGGCAAAAAAGTATCTTACGTTACTCAAGAGGATGCTATGAACTATGTAGCAGGATACTGTATTCATAATGATTATAGCGAAAGAGCTTTCCAACTAGAGCGTGGAGGTCAATGGGTTAAAGGTAAGTCAAATGACACTTTCGCTCCACTTGGACCTTTCATGGCAACTGCAGATGAAATAAAAGAACCGCAAAACCTTCGCCTTTGGTTGAATTTAAATGGAAATAAACTTCAAGACAGCAATACAAATGACATGATATTTGGCATTGCTGAGACCATCGCTTACCTGAGCAATTTTATGACTTTACTTCCTGGCGATGTTATAAGTACAGGAACACCAGCAGGTGTGGGCCTAGGACTTAAGCCGCCTACGTACCTAAAAGCGGGTGACAAAGTGGAGCTTGGAATTGAAGGGCTTGGAGTACAAAAGCAAACCGCAGAAGCTTACAGCTAA
- a CDS encoding Peptidase family S41, which yields MLKITTVALLLLSQFAFSQDDKSPCLQNFEVSYQKIKDNYAGWNDKVTPSNQKKFDALTEATLKKVAKITDAEECYFATNDWLAFFEDGHLFINISSPYQKGEAPEDVVKRADKIGSERFKSEDTFKAYLDSEKNLHAVTGMWESEDGMYKIGIIPHVKKKNKFNAFLLEKKDDLWVPGKVKFELEETTDGRFATNYLYADFTEMKTFSRQLMNYLVIDKVYKYKKTYPVNEVVSNDEILHKLPQYRVEKINENTALLVLPPFTLPNAADLVTELVSKNRGIITSCENLIVDLRDNPGGDADAFVPLYPYISTGPILREGGIFRATEENIYLLEHELESIKSFPKYRRILEPKLKKVIADMKNNPGQEIKGPDKVFQYVSSMQNPQKVAILVNENTASSAEIVTLEAKQSTKTIVIGERTKGLADYIEVRDWGLPKYGWRLAFGLAKSSWMPKKPIDNKGISPDVKVPRKEADWVQYASNYLNK from the coding sequence ATGCTAAAAATTACAACAGTTGCCCTATTACTATTAAGTCAATTTGCTTTTAGCCAAGATGATAAAAGCCCTTGTCTTCAAAACTTTGAAGTCTCCTATCAAAAGATAAAAGATAACTACGCTGGCTGGAATGATAAAGTAACTCCAAGTAATCAAAAGAAATTTGATGCCCTCACTGAAGCGACTCTAAAGAAAGTCGCAAAAATTACTGATGCTGAGGAATGCTATTTCGCAACAAACGATTGGTTGGCATTTTTTGAAGATGGTCACTTATTTATAAATATTTCAAGCCCTTATCAAAAAGGAGAAGCTCCGGAAGATGTTGTAAAGCGTGCTGATAAAATTGGAAGTGAGCGTTTTAAAAGTGAAGATACCTTCAAAGCATATCTAGATTCAGAGAAAAATCTGCACGCTGTAACAGGTATGTGGGAAAGTGAAGATGGAATGTATAAGATTGGTATTATTCCTCATGTTAAGAAAAAGAATAAGTTTAATGCGTTTTTGCTTGAGAAGAAAGACGATCTATGGGTTCCTGGAAAAGTTAAGTTTGAATTAGAAGAAACTACTGACGGAAGGTTTGCTACAAATTACCTTTATGCAGATTTTACTGAAATGAAAACTTTTTCTCGTCAACTTATGAATTACTTGGTGATAGATAAAGTATATAAATACAAAAAAACTTATCCAGTAAACGAGGTTGTGTCGAACGATGAAATACTTCATAAGCTACCACAATACAGAGTCGAAAAGATTAATGAGAATACTGCTTTATTAGTTTTGCCTCCTTTCACATTGCCTAATGCAGCAGATCTAGTAACAGAGTTGGTTAGCAAAAACCGTGGGATAATTACTTCTTGCGAAAACTTAATAGTAGATCTTAGAGATAATCCAGGTGGCGATGCTGATGCATTTGTTCCTCTTTACCCTTATATCTCAACAGGCCCAATCTTAAGAGAAGGCGGTATTTTTAGAGCAACTGAAGAAAATATATACTTACTTGAACATGAGCTAGAGTCTATCAAGAGTTTTCCTAAGTATAGAAGAATATTAGAGCCAAAGCTGAAAAAAGTTATTGCCGACATGAAAAACAACCCTGGTCAAGAGATCAAAGGTCCAGATAAAGTGTTCCAATATGTTTCGTCAATGCAGAATCCTCAAAAAGTGGCTATTTTAGTGAATGAAAATACAGCAAGTTCAGCCGAAATTGTTACTTTAGAGGCAAAACAAAGTACAAAAACCATAGTTATAGGAGAGAGAACCAAAGGCCTTGCTGATTATATTGAAGTAAGAGATTGGGGATTACCAAAGTACGGTTGGAGATTAGCATTTGGTTTAGCTAAGAGCTCATGGATGCCAAAGAAGCCAATAGATAATAAGGGTATCTCTCCAGACGTTAAAGTACCGAGAAAAGAGGCGGACTGGGTACAGTATGCCAGCAATTACCTGAATAAATAA
- a CDS encoding TonB protein C-terminal, which translates to MKLTTRKALHLISFLLISNALLAQKSLLSQLKGEWIKEEIALEDGSTLFNPEIVESQYILSFINDDSLVVTYNGRSNYHRFDLSDSTIKYRGTTFKIVRLEKPILEVIETNSEDGYKPLKFKLLYKPTYDLSIIPNQYQAKNGEVVFERIPGLIEPKFIDPRFTAMDFIYNEFRFPEYKKGGFVLRFVVTDDGKVTGARMIASSHPKYDQRMIQALEKTKKKWLPAQYNGQNINCEVEYNFDLGWSESGSENSEANKRYESEQSKDYGDYYFDLKNYKSAIYYYSKSIESNPYNIDSYYKRAACYVFRKDIQSACGDYQQLGILNQVKAQELFDKYCDTFEPKKSE; encoded by the coding sequence ATGAAACTGACCACTAGAAAAGCATTACACCTAATATCTTTCCTTTTAATAAGTAATGCTCTACTAGCTCAGAAATCCCTGCTCTCGCAACTAAAAGGAGAATGGATTAAGGAAGAAATTGCTCTTGAGGACGGGAGCACCTTATTCAATCCTGAGATTGTGGAGAGTCAGTATATATTGTCTTTTATAAACGATGATAGTTTGGTAGTAACCTATAATGGGCGAAGCAACTATCATCGTTTTGATTTGTCTGATAGTACCATTAAATATCGTGGTACAACTTTTAAAATTGTAAGGTTAGAAAAACCAATTTTAGAAGTGATTGAAACCAACTCTGAGGATGGTTACAAGCCGCTTAAGTTTAAGCTTTTGTACAAACCTACTTATGATCTCAGTATTATTCCTAACCAGTATCAAGCCAAAAACGGTGAAGTAGTATTTGAAAGAATACCTGGTTTAATTGAGCCCAAGTTTATTGACCCTAGGTTCACAGCCATGGACTTCATTTACAATGAGTTTCGATTCCCAGAATATAAAAAGGGTGGCTTTGTTCTCCGATTTGTCGTTACAGATGATGGAAAGGTTACTGGGGCTCGAATGATAGCGAGTAGCCATCCCAAATATGACCAAAGAATGATTCAAGCACTGGAGAAAACCAAGAAAAAGTGGCTACCAGCTCAATACAATGGACAGAATATAAATTGTGAAGTAGAATATAACTTTGATTTGGGGTGGAGTGAATCAGGAAGTGAAAACTCTGAAGCTAACAAACGATACGAGTCGGAGCAAAGCAAAGATTATGGTGATTACTATTTTGACCTTAAAAATTATAAATCGGCAATTTATTATTACTCCAAAAGTATAGAAAGCAATCCTTATAACATTGATTCATATTACAAAAGAGCCGCTTGTTATGTATTCAGAAAGGATATTCAAAGTGCATGCGGAGACTATCAACAGCTTGGAATTTTGAATCAAGTAAAAGCCCAAGAACTCTTCGATAAATATTGTGATACCTTCGAGCCAAAAAAATCTGAATGA
- a CDS encoding Glycosyltransferase involved in cell wall bisynthesis yields the protein MNCYVIIPAFNEANSVGKVIQAIPKEQVKDIIVVNNNSNDQTSVVALENGAVVLSEPRQGYGYACLKGIEYLEGKAVDIVVFLDADYSDYPEQLPEVIAPIVHKGYDFVIGSRALGKKENGSMTPQQVFGNWLATRLIKLFFGVTYTDLGPFRAIRYEKLIAMQMEDTTYGWTVEMQLKAAKMGLKTTEVAVDYKKRIGVSKVSGTVKGTVLAGYKILLWIFKYTLK from the coding sequence TTGAACTGCTACGTCATCATTCCTGCATTCAACGAAGCCAATAGCGTTGGAAAAGTTATTCAAGCCATTCCAAAAGAGCAGGTCAAGGATATTATCGTTGTAAATAACAACTCAAACGACCAAACTTCCGTAGTAGCATTAGAAAATGGTGCAGTTGTGCTAAGTGAACCTAGGCAAGGGTATGGTTATGCTTGCCTCAAAGGAATTGAATACTTAGAGGGAAAGGCCGTTGACATCGTTGTATTTTTAGATGCAGATTATTCTGATTATCCGGAACAACTTCCCGAAGTAATTGCCCCTATTGTTCATAAGGGATATGATTTTGTCATAGGCTCTAGGGCATTGGGGAAAAAAGAGAATGGTTCAATGACTCCACAACAAGTATTTGGTAACTGGCTTGCTACAAGATTAATAAAGTTATTTTTTGGAGTAACTTATACTGATTTAGGGCCCTTTAGAGCAATAAGGTATGAGAAGCTGATTGCCATGCAAATGGAAGATACGACATACGGTTGGACAGTTGAAATGCAACTGAAAGCAGCAAAAATGGGATTGAAAACTACTGAAGTAGCAGTAGATTATAAAAAGAGAATAGGGGTTTCCAAGGTATCTGGCACTGTAAAAGGGACTGTTCTTGCTGGGTACAAAATTCTACTTTGGATTTTTAAATACACTTTGAAATAA
- a CDS encoding Glycosyltransferase, catalytic subunit of cellulose synthase and poly-beta-1,6-N-acetylglucosamine synthase, whose protein sequence is MAVFLFLAYLIPMIMIFVYSLVQLSLILNQRKYEKPVFDETLSESFLPTVTIQLPIYNEKYVIERLINSVCRIIYPKEKLEIQILDDSTDETTELICEFIKPYQDQGFDIKLIRRNNRDGYKAGALKYGLEKAKGEFIAIFDADFLPGSRFLKKAIPYFLNEKVGVVQTRWGHINEQYSMLTRLQAFGLNAHFFIEQTGRSAGGHYINFNGTAGIWRKSTISDAGGWSADTITEDLDLSYRAQLKGWKFVYLEDLVSPAELPVTMPAIRSQQYRWMKGGAECFMKNAKRVIKSPIASFSTKLHGLFHLMNSSVFLFVFLISIASIVLTVHPTFLSEHGDWLRLTVFFQINWLILGAFYWLAFRKNGKSIAVFVGRFFLFLTYMMGLSLHNAIAVLEGYFGRKTPFVRTPKFNINLDNDTWNTNIYRVNKLGFITYLELALTILFGVCLAIDLYKGYWGMVFFHSMCLLGYGLVAFFTIRHAKS, encoded by the coding sequence ATGGCGGTTTTTCTTTTCTTGGCTTATTTGATTCCCATGATCATGATTTTCGTGTATTCATTGGTGCAACTGAGCTTAATTTTAAATCAAAGGAAGTATGAAAAACCCGTTTTCGATGAAACTCTTAGTGAAAGCTTCTTGCCTACGGTAACTATCCAATTACCCATCTATAACGAAAAGTATGTTATTGAGCGATTGATAAATTCGGTATGTAGAATTATTTATCCTAAAGAAAAGTTAGAAATTCAGATTCTTGATGACTCTACGGATGAAACTACCGAGCTTATATGCGAGTTTATAAAACCTTATCAAGATCAAGGCTTTGATATAAAATTGATTAGACGAAATAACAGGGATGGCTACAAAGCGGGAGCACTAAAATATGGTCTTGAAAAAGCTAAAGGTGAGTTCATCGCAATTTTTGATGCAGATTTTTTGCCAGGGTCACGCTTTTTGAAGAAAGCTATTCCTTACTTTTTGAATGAAAAGGTTGGTGTCGTACAAACGAGGTGGGGGCATATCAATGAACAGTACTCCATGCTTACCAGACTGCAAGCTTTTGGACTTAATGCTCATTTTTTTATAGAACAAACTGGCCGCTCGGCTGGAGGGCATTACATAAACTTTAATGGAACGGCAGGGATATGGCGAAAAAGCACTATTAGTGATGCTGGTGGCTGGTCTGCGGATACAATTACAGAGGACTTAGATCTTAGCTATAGGGCACAGCTCAAAGGCTGGAAATTCGTTTATTTGGAAGATTTGGTTTCTCCTGCAGAGTTGCCAGTGACTATGCCTGCTATTCGTTCACAGCAATATCGCTGGATGAAGGGTGGGGCAGAGTGTTTTATGAAAAATGCAAAGCGGGTAATAAAATCTCCTATAGCATCATTTTCTACGAAACTTCATGGGCTTTTTCATTTAATGAATAGCTCAGTCTTCTTGTTTGTGTTTTTGATAAGTATTGCGAGTATTGTACTAACCGTTCATCCCACTTTTTTATCGGAACATGGAGATTGGCTCAGGTTGACGGTCTTTTTTCAGATAAACTGGCTAATCTTAGGAGCTTTTTATTGGCTAGCTTTTCGAAAAAACGGCAAATCAATTGCTGTTTTTGTAGGTAGATTTTTTCTTTTCCTAACTTACATGATGGGTTTGTCCTTGCACAATGCTATTGCTGTATTGGAGGGTTATTTTGGAAGAAAAACTCCTTTTGTAAGAACTCCCAAATTCAATATCAATCTGGATAACGATACTTGGAATACCAATATTTACAGAGTGAATAAGCTTGGATTTATAACCTATTTAGAGCTAGCTCTAACTATCCTTTTTGGGGTGTGTCTCGCCATAGATTTGTACAAAGGCTATTGGGGGATGGTATTTTTCCATTCCATGTGTTTGTTGGGCTATGGGCTAGTTGCCTTTTTTACTATTCGCCACGCAAAAAGCTAA
- a CDS encoding putative membrane protein, whose amino-acid sequence MINYLIRLVLVGITVYMVPNFLGGVQIDTIQTAILVAFVMSVLNTFVKPILTILTIPITILTLGLFYLVVTAVIVYLCDYLIQGFSIDGFLTAIIFSFILSIVNSIVGSFQKKKWD is encoded by the coding sequence ATGATAAATTATTTAATCAGGCTAGTTCTTGTAGGTATAACCGTTTACATGGTTCCTAATTTTCTAGGTGGCGTACAAATAGACACAATTCAAACTGCGATACTAGTTGCCTTTGTTATGAGTGTGCTCAATACATTTGTAAAGCCCATTCTAACCATTTTAACTATCCCAATAACAATTCTTACCCTTGGCTTGTTTTATCTCGTTGTAACCGCTGTAATCGTTTATTTATGCGACTACTTGATACAAGGATTTAGTATTGACGGATTTCTTACTGCTATCATTTTTAGTTTTATACTTTCTATTGTTAACAGTATTGTAGGTTCTTTTCAAAAGAAAAAATGGGATTGA
- a CDS encoding phosphoribosyl-ATP pyrophosphatase /phosphoribosyl-AMP cyclohydrolase, with protein MRKPDFSKSPDGLLPAIIQDVNTNKVLMQGYMNHDAWEETHSQKKVTFFSRSKERLWTKGEESGNFLEFKEALIDCDLDSILIKASPIGPTCHTGDDTCWQETNEEKVMFIKQLAGIIKERKNSTADKSYTKSLFDKGINKIAQKVGEEAVEIVIEAKDDNKDLFLGEAADLLFHYLVLLEAKEIELDEVIDTLIKRHKK; from the coding sequence ATGCGTAAACCAGATTTCTCCAAAAGCCCAGACGGCCTTTTACCCGCTATCATTCAGGATGTTAATACAAACAAAGTGTTGATGCAGGGCTACATGAACCACGATGCATGGGAGGAAACTCACTCGCAAAAAAAAGTTACATTTTTTAGCAGAAGTAAGGAGAGACTCTGGACAAAAGGTGAAGAATCAGGAAATTTTCTGGAATTTAAAGAAGCTTTGATTGACTGCGACCTCGATTCTATCCTAATAAAAGCCAGCCCAATTGGACCTACTTGTCACACTGGAGATGATACCTGCTGGCAAGAGACCAATGAAGAAAAAGTAATGTTCATCAAACAATTGGCTGGTATAATAAAAGAAAGAAAAAACAGCACCGCTGATAAATCTTATACCAAAAGCTTATTTGATAAAGGAATAAACAAAATTGCTCAGAAAGTAGGCGAAGAAGCGGTAGAAATCGTTATTGAAGCCAAGGATGATAACAAAGATCTTTTTCTTGGAGAAGCAGCGGATTTACTTTTTCACTACCTTGTATTGCTAGAAGCAAAAGAAATTGAACTTGACGAAGTCATTGATACACTAATAAAAAGACATAAGAAATGA
- a CDS encoding gluconate:H+ symporter, GntP family, with product MADPFLILLVGVVIVVGGIIGLKLHPFLALILAAFVVSSITSPFQVESFALAKGMSAGDALALSQKSVGERIAQEFGNTCGKIGILIAMAAIIGKCLLESGAAEKIIRSILQLTGMEKAPIAFLVSSFFIGIPVFFDTVIFLMMPLVKAMTLRLGKNYLLLVLCIMAGAAMANSLVPPAPGPLFLISEMQIPIGTMMIAGVIVGLFTITSGYFFAVWANKKWPAELSDSVDAKLDDIREISVRDEKLLPGLGISLLPILIPLVFICADTILRSVTKSWDMSLQSESFNRFVEVVTYFGNKNTAITIGAIAALLVLAKEKKDGKEALKASVQTALLSGGGIILITAAGGAFGGMLQQSGISSRIAEVTTGYQMALIPLAFLIAAVVRSAQGSATVALITASGILSGLAFNTDLGFHPVYLGLAIGCGSKLVPWMNDSGFWIICKLSNLTEKQALRTISPLFVVMGLTGLIVVMIGAKLFPLI from the coding sequence ATGGCAGATCCTTTTTTAATTCTTTTGGTAGGCGTGGTCATAGTGGTTGGTGGTATAATAGGCCTTAAGTTACATCCTTTTTTAGCTCTAATCTTGGCGGCATTTGTGGTTTCGTCCATTACTTCACCTTTTCAAGTAGAGAGCTTTGCATTGGCAAAAGGAATGTCGGCAGGAGATGCTTTGGCTCTGTCTCAGAAAAGTGTTGGTGAAAGAATCGCTCAAGAGTTCGGCAATACTTGTGGTAAAATAGGTATCCTAATTGCGATGGCCGCCATTATCGGCAAGTGCCTTTTAGAAAGTGGAGCAGCAGAAAAAATCATTCGATCCATATTGCAACTCACTGGAATGGAAAAGGCTCCCATTGCATTTTTGGTAAGTAGTTTCTTTATTGGAATACCTGTGTTTTTCGATACTGTTATTTTTTTAATGATGCCACTAGTAAAGGCGATGACACTTCGGCTTGGCAAAAACTACCTTTTGCTTGTCTTGTGTATCATGGCAGGAGCTGCTATGGCCAATTCCTTAGTGCCACCTGCTCCAGGGCCACTTTTCCTAATAAGTGAAATGCAAATTCCCATTGGCACCATGATGATTGCAGGAGTGATTGTGGGATTGTTTACAATTACGTCAGGTTACTTTTTTGCAGTATGGGCGAATAAGAAGTGGCCAGCAGAGTTAAGTGATTCGGTTGACGCTAAGTTGGATGATATTAGAGAGATATCTGTGAGAGATGAAAAGCTTTTACCAGGTCTGGGGATTTCACTATTACCAATATTGATTCCTTTAGTTTTTATATGTGCCGATACGATTTTGAGGTCTGTTACTAAATCTTGGGATATGAGTTTGCAGTCTGAGTCGTTTAATCGCTTTGTTGAAGTTGTTACCTATTTTGGAAACAAGAACACAGCTATTACCATTGGGGCGATTGCGGCATTATTGGTTTTGGCCAAAGAAAAAAAAGATGGAAAAGAAGCTTTAAAAGCATCTGTTCAAACTGCATTGTTGAGTGGAGGTGGTATCATTCTTATAACTGCCGCTGGTGGTGCTTTTGGTGGAATGTTGCAACAAAGTGGTATCAGTAGTCGAATTGCCGAAGTAACAACAGGCTATCAAATGGCATTAATTCCATTGGCTTTTTTGATTGCAGCTGTAGTGCGATCCGCTCAAGGGTCGGCAACTGTTGCTTTAATTACTGCATCTGGAATTTTATCAGGACTAGCTTTTAATACGGACCTAGGTTTTCATCCTGTTTATCTTGGATTGGCTATTGGTTGTGGTTCCAAACTAGTTCCGTGGATGAATGATTCTGGTTTTTGGATCATTTGTAAGTTGAGTAACTTAACAGAAAAACAAGCACTTAGAACCATTTCACCTTTATTCGTAGTGATGGGCCTTACAGGGCTTATCGTTGTGATGATAGGGGCCAAATTATTTCCACTGATTTAA
- a CDS encoding glucarate dehydratase, whose amino-acid sequence MSKRKYGPTIKEIVITPIAIVDPPLLNAAGIHAPYALRTVMEIITNDGIIGISEIPGNSDIDLALGEAREVLIGKDVFELNIIRQAIEQKFGTESTKERGQSPWDQRKLVHIFSAVEVACMDIIGKVLGRPIVDLLGGKMRESVPFAAYLFYKYEGAGGEFGYNIDPKAAGWAAARQKSAVNPTEIVAQAKAMCAAFGFQSIKLKGGAFEPRQEVDAIHALHREFGPDMPLRFDPNAVWELETGIKYGLEMEGVLEYLEDPVRGQENMAALKKKLKTPLATNMCTTSFEDIPNSIKIGSEDIILSDHHFWGGLRSSMTLSGICDTFGRDLSMHSNSHLGISLAAMVHLGAALPKMPYALDTHYPWQSDEIIVGGRMKFEEGSVAVPSEPGLGVELDRTALAQLHDNYLKCGLTKRDDQTEMQKIHPGWEFKAIRW is encoded by the coding sequence ATGTCAAAAAGAAAATACGGCCCTACTATTAAAGAAATTGTCATTACGCCAATTGCTATTGTGGACCCTCCCCTTTTAAATGCAGCAGGAATTCACGCACCTTATGCTTTACGCACAGTCATGGAAATCATAACAAATGACGGAATTATCGGTATCAGCGAAATTCCAGGAAATAGTGACATAGATTTAGCCTTGGGTGAGGCACGTGAGGTTTTAATTGGAAAGGACGTATTTGAACTCAATATTATTCGACAGGCTATCGAACAAAAATTTGGAACTGAGTCTACAAAAGAGAGAGGACAGTCTCCGTGGGATCAGCGAAAACTAGTTCATATTTTTAGTGCTGTTGAGGTTGCTTGTATGGATATCATAGGTAAAGTGCTTGGTAGACCAATAGTAGACTTACTTGGCGGTAAAATGAGAGAAAGTGTTCCCTTTGCTGCTTATCTCTTTTATAAATATGAAGGAGCTGGTGGAGAGTTCGGCTATAACATAGATCCTAAGGCCGCGGGCTGGGCAGCAGCCAGACAAAAAAGTGCAGTAAATCCAACCGAAATTGTAGCTCAAGCAAAAGCTATGTGTGCAGCTTTTGGCTTTCAATCCATTAAGTTAAAAGGAGGAGCATTTGAGCCTAGGCAAGAAGTTGACGCTATTCACGCATTGCATCGTGAATTTGGGCCTGATATGCCTCTCCGGTTCGACCCAAATGCTGTTTGGGAGCTAGAGACAGGCATTAAGTACGGGTTAGAAATGGAAGGAGTTTTGGAATATTTGGAAGATCCAGTACGAGGACAGGAGAATATGGCAGCTTTGAAGAAAAAGCTAAAAACTCCTTTGGCTACAAATATGTGTACCACCTCTTTCGAAGATATTCCCAATAGCATAAAAATAGGTTCAGAGGATATCATACTCAGCGATCACCATTTCTGGGGTGGGCTGCGTTCTTCCATGACCTTATCGGGTATCTGTGATACTTTTGGGCGTGATTTATCAATGCATTCTAATAGTCATTTAGGGATTTCCTTAGCTGCAATGGTGCATTTGGGTGCGGCTTTACCCAAAATGCCTTATGCCCTTGATACACATTACCCATGGCAATCGGACGAAATCATTGTAGGTGGAAGAATGAAATTTGAAGAAGGCTCGGTAGCTGTGCCATCAGAGCCAGGTCTCGGAGTAGAATTGGACAGAACGGCTTTAGCCCAATTACATGACAACTACCTCAAATGCGGGCTTACAAAACGTGATGACCAAACTGAAATGCAAAAAATACATCCAGGCTGGGAGTTTAAAGCGATTAGATGGTAG